A DNA window from Acidobacteriota bacterium contains the following coding sequences:
- a CDS encoding DegT/DnrJ/EryC1/StrS family aminotransferase has translation MSTPVPFLDLITPHRELEDELVDSFRQALRSAAFIGGAQVEAFEREFAEFCGSRYCVGVANGTDAVRFALMGAGVGKGDAVVTVSHTFIATTEAISQAGAETEFVDIDARTYGMSPDALEAYLAACATDAATGRPVGQRTGKPIRAVVPVHLYGQVVDIEAIQAIAERYGLIVVEDAAQAQGAARRMSDGTWRRAGSFGRAAAFSFYPGKNLGACGEAGAVTTDDADVAATIRMLREHGQAQKYYHDLEGWNGRLDAIQAGFLRIKLRRLAAWNDQRRESAARYAELLAGVPDITLPYEPDDSRGIYHLYVIRHPHRDALAEHLKAQGVHTGLHYPLPVHLQKCYREWGYAEGALPVTEKAAKEILSLPMFPGLTSAQQERVAGALAATGVAATL, from the coding sequence ATGTCCACACCCGTTCCGTTCCTCGATCTGATCACCCCCCACCGCGAACTGGAAGACGAGCTCGTCGACTCGTTCCGCCAGGCCCTCCGCTCCGCCGCCTTCATCGGCGGCGCGCAGGTGGAGGCGTTCGAACGCGAGTTCGCCGAGTTCTGCGGCAGCAGATACTGTGTGGGCGTGGCCAACGGCACCGACGCCGTGCGCTTCGCGCTGATGGGCGCGGGCGTGGGGAAGGGCGACGCGGTGGTCACCGTGTCGCACACATTCATCGCGACGACGGAAGCGATCAGCCAGGCGGGCGCCGAGACCGAGTTCGTGGACATCGACGCGCGCACGTACGGCATGAGTCCCGACGCACTCGAGGCGTACCTCGCCGCGTGCGCCACGGACGCGGCCACCGGCCGTCCGGTCGGCCAGCGCACAGGGAAGCCGATTCGCGCCGTGGTGCCTGTCCATCTCTACGGCCAGGTGGTGGACATCGAGGCGATCCAGGCGATCGCCGAGCGCTACGGTCTCATCGTTGTGGAAGACGCCGCGCAGGCGCAGGGCGCCGCGCGTCGCATGAGCGACGGCACGTGGCGCCGCGCCGGCTCGTTCGGCAGGGCCGCCGCGTTCAGCTTCTACCCGGGCAAGAACCTCGGCGCGTGCGGCGAAGCGGGCGCGGTGACCACAGACGATGCCGACGTGGCCGCAACGATCCGCATGCTGCGCGAGCACGGCCAGGCGCAGAAGTACTACCACGACCTCGAAGGCTGGAACGGCCGCCTCGACGCGATCCAGGCCGGCTTCCTCCGCATCAAGCTGCGGCGCCTTGCGGCCTGGAACGACCAGCGCCGCGAATCCGCCGCGCGCTACGCCGAGCTCCTCGCCGGCGTCCCGGACATCACGCTGCCGTACGAACCCGACGACAGCCGCGGCATCTATCACCTCTACGTGATCCGCCACCCCCACCGCGACGCGCTCGCCGAGCACCTCAAGGCACAGGGCGTACACACGGGCCTCCACTACCCGCTGCCTGTCCACCTGCAGAAGTGCTATCGCGAGTGGGGTTACGCGGAAGGCGCGCTGCCCGTGACGGAAAAGGCCGCGAAGGAGATCCTGTCGCTGCCGATGTTCCCGGGGCTGACGAGCGCGCAGCAGGAAAGAGTGGCAGGCGCTCTGGCAGCCACCGGAGTTGCAGCGACCCTTTGA
- a CDS encoding glycosyltransferase family 4 protein: protein MTGPTPTVAMVVYTLYVTDARVRREAETLAAAGFRVVCFCNRAGAEPRRYELAGVEVCELDVPKYRGKSGLAYAASYGRFLAAASVACARLGRRERLDVVHCHNLPDLLTFAGLVPRWRGSKVILDIHDSIPETFSSKFSGSAWRWWLLCLEERLGMFPAHRVICVNHPQRDALVSRGLREDKAFVSMNVPDPRIFTRVEGTHSSERDTFNLVYHGTMAERLGVDLVIRAVHTLRTRVPGLKLHLWGGGDDLEAFSRLASHLGVDDRVEFKPQGYRLEELPGRLAAMDVGVVGNRRSPAGELMLPVKLLEYTALGIPAVVPRLRTIEHYFSPDMVSYFEPEDVGSMADAIERLHADVTRRTTQAAAARTILDRYGWDRQGPALVSFYEDLVGGASPAATRVVQS, encoded by the coding sequence GTGACAGGTCCGACGCCGACCGTTGCGATGGTGGTGTACACGCTGTATGTGACGGACGCTCGCGTCCGCCGAGAAGCGGAGACGCTGGCAGCCGCTGGATTCAGGGTGGTGTGCTTCTGCAATCGCGCCGGGGCGGAACCCCGTCGCTACGAACTGGCAGGCGTGGAGGTGTGCGAACTCGACGTGCCGAAGTACCGCGGCAAGAGCGGACTTGCCTACGCCGCGTCGTACGGCCGCTTTCTGGCCGCGGCGTCCGTCGCGTGCGCACGTCTTGGACGACGCGAACGACTGGACGTCGTCCATTGTCACAACCTTCCCGATCTGCTCACGTTTGCTGGTCTCGTCCCGCGCTGGCGCGGATCGAAGGTCATCCTCGATATCCACGACTCCATTCCCGAGACGTTTTCCAGCAAGTTCTCCGGCAGTGCCTGGCGCTGGTGGCTGCTGTGCCTCGAAGAACGGCTGGGGATGTTCCCGGCGCATCGCGTCATCTGCGTGAACCATCCGCAGAGGGATGCGCTGGTGTCTCGCGGCCTTCGGGAAGACAAGGCGTTCGTGTCGATGAACGTGCCCGATCCTCGGATCTTCACGAGGGTCGAGGGCACACACTCGAGCGAGCGTGACACATTCAACCTCGTCTATCACGGCACGATGGCCGAGCGCCTTGGCGTGGACCTGGTGATTCGTGCCGTGCACACGCTGCGCACCCGAGTACCCGGCCTGAAGCTCCACCTGTGGGGAGGCGGTGACGATCTCGAGGCGTTCTCGCGTCTGGCCTCCCACCTGGGTGTAGACGACCGAGTGGAGTTCAAGCCACAGGGCTATCGACTCGAGGAGTTGCCAGGCAGGCTTGCCGCCATGGATGTGGGTGTCGTCGGGAACCGGCGTTCCCCTGCCGGTGAACTCATGCTGCCGGTCAAGCTGCTCGAGTACACGGCACTCGGCATTCCCGCCGTCGTGCCGCGGTTGCGCACCATCGAGCACTACTTCTCGCCGGACATGGTGTCGTACTTCGAACCCGAGGACGTCGGGTCCATGGCTGATGCGATCGAGCGGCTGCACGCGGATGTCACTCGTCGTACGACGCAGGCCGCCGCCGCGAGGACGATACTCGATCGATACGGTTGGGACCGGCAGGGCCCGGCTCTTGTGTCCTTCTATGAAGACCTCGTCGGTGGTGCTTCACCGGCTGCTACTCGCGTGGTGCAATCGTGA
- a CDS encoding transferase: MANVDLGLGCEIEEFCLIGVPPRGHAEGELVTRIGDRAVIRSHAVIYAGNVIGANFQTGNKVNIRESNTIGADVSIGTLSVVEHHVSIGDRVRIHTQAFVPEYSVLEDDCWIGPNVVLTNARYPQAPGVKDSLKGPVVRRGAKIGANATLLPGVEIGEGAVVGAGAVVVHDVPAGAVVVGNPARIVNRVANLPYAMPDQA, encoded by the coding sequence ATGGCGAACGTCGACCTGGGTCTCGGATGCGAGATCGAAGAGTTCTGCCTCATCGGCGTGCCGCCTCGAGGGCACGCCGAAGGCGAATTGGTCACGCGAATCGGTGATCGCGCCGTGATTCGCTCGCACGCCGTCATCTATGCGGGGAACGTGATCGGGGCGAACTTCCAGACCGGCAACAAGGTCAACATCCGGGAGTCCAACACGATTGGTGCGGACGTCAGCATCGGCACGCTGTCTGTCGTCGAGCATCACGTCAGCATCGGCGATCGCGTGCGCATCCATACGCAGGCCTTCGTACCCGAGTACTCGGTTCTCGAAGACGACTGCTGGATCGGGCCCAACGTCGTGCTGACCAACGCGCGGTATCCGCAGGCCCCTGGCGTCAAGGACTCACTGAAGGGGCCTGTCGTCAGACGCGGCGCGAAGATCGGCGCCAACGCGACGCTGCTGCCGGGCGTCGAGATCGGCGAGGGCGCGGTCGTCGGTGCCGGCGCCGTCGTTGTCCACGATGTCCCGGCGGGCGCCGTTGTCGTCGGCAACCCCGCGCGCATCGTCAATCGCGTGGCCAATCTTCCGTACGCGATGCCGGACCAGGCGTGA
- a CDS encoding DegT/DnrJ/EryC1/StrS family aminotransferase, producing MHVPFVDLKAQYASIKPEIDAVMAEVLATTAFIGGPFVKAFENAFARYCGVDHCVGVGNGTDSLALALRAVGVGPGDEVIAPANSFIATSEAITMAGASVVFVDIDPRTYNIDVSRLEERITPRTRALVPVHLYGQPADLEPIRTIARKHGLFVIADAAQAHGALYKGQPIATLADLTSYSFYPGKNLGAYGDAGAVVTNDEEWAIRVRRLANHGRTAKYDHDVEGVNSRLDGLQAAVLGVKLPHMPAWTAARRANAAHYDRALAGSGIVTPRTLDDVQAVYHLYVVRVPAERRSAIQETLKGAGVETGIHYPIALPRLGAYRHLNHEADDFPESVRASSEILSLPMFGELTSGQIDHVVAALRNAL from the coding sequence CTGCACGTTCCGTTCGTGGACCTCAAAGCCCAGTACGCGTCGATCAAGCCGGAGATCGACGCGGTGATGGCCGAGGTCCTCGCCACCACGGCCTTCATCGGTGGTCCGTTCGTCAAGGCATTCGAGAACGCGTTCGCGCGCTATTGCGGTGTCGATCATTGTGTCGGTGTCGGCAACGGGACGGACTCTCTCGCTCTGGCCCTCCGCGCTGTTGGCGTCGGCCCCGGGGACGAGGTGATTGCTCCCGCGAACAGCTTCATCGCCACGTCCGAAGCCATCACGATGGCAGGCGCGAGCGTGGTGTTCGTGGACATCGATCCGCGTACGTACAACATCGATGTGTCCAGGCTTGAGGAGCGCATCACGCCGCGCACGCGAGCGCTCGTCCCCGTTCATTTGTACGGCCAGCCCGCCGATCTCGAGCCGATCCGCACGATCGCACGCAAGCACGGCTTGTTCGTGATTGCCGACGCGGCCCAGGCCCACGGAGCCTTGTACAAGGGGCAGCCGATCGCCACGTTGGCCGATCTCACGTCCTACAGCTTTTACCCCGGGAAGAATCTCGGAGCTTACGGAGACGCTGGGGCCGTCGTGACCAACGATGAGGAGTGGGCCATTCGAGTGCGGCGCCTGGCCAACCACGGGAGGACGGCGAAGTACGACCACGACGTGGAGGGTGTCAACAGTCGCCTCGACGGACTGCAGGCGGCGGTGCTCGGCGTGAAGCTCCCGCACATGCCGGCCTGGACCGCCGCGCGACGCGCCAATGCGGCGCACTACGACAGGGCTCTTGCCGGCAGTGGTATCGTCACGCCGCGAACGCTCGACGACGTACAGGCCGTCTATCACCTCTACGTGGTGCGCGTTCCTGCGGAGCGTCGCTCCGCGATCCAGGAGACGCTCAAGGGTGCCGGCGTGGAGACGGGCATTCACTACCCGATCGCGTTGCCGCGGCTCGGCGCCTACAGGCACCTCAATCACGAGGCTGATGACTTCCCCGAGTCCGTCAGGGCGTCGAGCGAGATCCTGTCGCTTCCGATGTTCGGTGAATTGACGTCCGGCCAGATTGACCATGTGGTCGCAGCGCTCCGGAATGCGCTCTGA